A part of Pectinatus sottacetonis genomic DNA contains:
- a CDS encoding ribonuclease J: MAKELQKLQIIPLGGLGEIGKNMTVIRYGDEILLIDAGLMFPDEDMPGIDLVIPDISYLVENKDHIKAIVLTHGHEDHIGALPYILKQISAPIYGTRLTLGILEGRLKENNVDSSNLHPVSHGDIISAGCFSVGFIRVNHSIADACGLSIKTPLGMIVHTGDFKFDYTPVDGKMTDFRAFSSLGNRGVLVMMADSTNAEREGHTPSEKTVGVAFDKIFRNARERIIIATFSSNVHRIQQVIDTAVKYRRRVAILGRSMINVVTISLKLGYIHAPEGTIIDIDEINNYPQSKVVIITTGSQGEPMSALTRMAMSDHRKVGIVPGDTIILSATPIPGNEKLVARTIDNLLKLGANVIYGRDQGIHVSGHASREELKLMHNLVRPKFFIPVHGEYRHLVKHAQLAQEIGMNKNRIFIAENGSILEFTRDKGAIVGKVQAGRVLIDGLGVGDVGNIVLRDRRQLSQDGIIIVVMTMDKAKGCVASGPDIVSRGFVYVRESEELMNESKERVAATLDKCLENKITEWSAIKSNVRETLGRFLYEQTRRRPMILPIIMEI; encoded by the coding sequence TTGGCAAAGGAACTGCAAAAATTGCAGATTATTCCCTTGGGTGGGCTGGGAGAAATCGGAAAAAACATGACGGTTATCCGTTATGGTGATGAAATTCTCCTAATTGATGCTGGTCTAATGTTTCCTGATGAAGATATGCCAGGAATTGATCTCGTTATTCCTGATATTTCTTATCTAGTGGAAAACAAAGATCATATAAAAGCTATAGTTTTAACCCATGGGCATGAAGATCACATCGGGGCGCTGCCATATATTTTAAAGCAGATCAGTGCTCCTATTTACGGAACTCGTTTAACACTTGGTATATTGGAAGGACGTTTAAAAGAAAATAATGTAGACTCCAGTAATCTTCATCCTGTATCACATGGTGATATTATCTCGGCTGGATGTTTCAGTGTCGGTTTTATCCGTGTTAACCACAGTATTGCTGATGCCTGCGGGCTATCAATAAAAACTCCGCTAGGTATGATAGTTCATACGGGAGATTTCAAATTTGACTATACTCCGGTCGATGGTAAAATGACAGATTTTCGTGCATTTTCCAGTTTAGGCAATCGTGGTGTCCTCGTCATGATGGCTGACAGCACAAATGCTGAACGTGAAGGACACACACCAAGTGAAAAAACTGTCGGAGTTGCTTTTGATAAAATTTTTCGCAATGCCCGCGAACGCATTATTATCGCTACATTTTCTTCAAATGTTCATCGCATACAGCAGGTAATCGATACTGCTGTAAAATATCGCCGTCGCGTTGCCATCCTCGGACGCAGTATGATAAATGTTGTAACTATTTCTTTAAAATTAGGTTACATTCATGCCCCTGAGGGAACAATTATCGATATAGATGAAATAAATAATTATCCACAAAGTAAGGTAGTTATCATAACTACTGGCAGTCAGGGCGAACCAATGTCTGCTTTGACCCGCATGGCAATGTCTGATCACCGGAAAGTAGGGATTGTTCCCGGTGATACGATAATTTTATCGGCTACCCCGATTCCTGGCAATGAAAAACTTGTTGCTCGTACAATTGATAATCTTTTAAAACTTGGTGCTAATGTAATTTACGGCCGAGATCAGGGGATTCATGTATCTGGCCATGCCAGTCGTGAAGAACTTAAGCTCATGCATAATCTGGTACGGCCTAAATTCTTTATACCAGTACATGGTGAATACAGGCATCTTGTAAAACATGCTCAATTAGCACAGGAAATAGGCATGAATAAGAACCGCATATTTATTGCGGAAAATGGCAGCATTTTAGAATTCACCCGCGATAAAGGAGCAATAGTAGGAAAAGTCCAGGCAGGTCGTGTTCTTATTGACGGACTGGGTGTAGGTGATGTAGGCAATATTGTACTGCGTGACCGCCGCCAATTGTCGCAGGATGGTATCATCATTGTGGTAATGACCATGGATAAAGCCAAAGGCTGTGTTGCTTCTGGTCCTGATATTGTTTCCCGTGGTTTTGTCTATGTGCGTGAATCTGAGGAGCTCATGAATGAATCCAAAGAACGTGTAGCAGCGACCCTTGATAAATGCTTAGAAAATAAAATAACTGAATGGTCTGCTATAAAATCTAATGTGCGTGAAACGCTGGGACGTTTCTTATATGAACAAACCAGACGCCGTCCAATGATACTTCCTATAATCATGGAAATATGA
- the frr gene encoding ribosome recycling factor: MIKDVLNSGEQRMKKAIEALKREYSILRAGRATPALLDRVMVDYYGTPTPINQVANISVPEPRMLVIAPWEKSMLHEIEKAIMKSEIELSPNSDGSVVRLAIPQLTEERRIDLVKTVNKKAEEAKVGLRNIRRDANDDIKKMEKSKDITEDEAKKAQDDMQKLIDKYVDEVNKIKTSKEKEIMEV; this comes from the coding sequence ATGATAAAGGATGTATTGAATTCAGGCGAACAGCGCATGAAGAAAGCTATTGAAGCCTTGAAAAGAGAATATAGCATTCTGCGGGCAGGTCGGGCTACGCCGGCACTGCTTGACAGGGTCATGGTGGATTATTATGGAACACCTACACCCATTAATCAGGTAGCAAATATTTCGGTGCCGGAACCAAGGATGCTGGTCATTGCTCCATGGGAAAAATCTATGCTGCACGAAATAGAAAAGGCAATTATGAAATCAGAAATAGAGTTAAGTCCTAATTCTGATGGTTCGGTTGTTAGGCTGGCAATACCGCAGCTTACGGAAGAACGCCGCATAGATTTAGTAAAAACGGTTAACAAAAAAGCAGAAGAAGCTAAGGTAGGTTTAAGAAACATTCGTCGTGATGCCAATGATGATATTAAAAAGATGGAAAAATCAAAGGACATAACGGAAGATGAGGCAAAGAAGGCACAGGATGATATGCAGAAACTCATTGATAAATATGTTGATGAAGTTAATAAAATAAAAACATCCAAAGAAAAAGAAATAATGGAAGTTTAA
- a CDS encoding YhcH/YjgK/YiaL family protein, with protein sequence MNIIIETLYFFAIYILVQQKFIKKWSDKMIFGNVLQLDEMNLPQKIMTCFQYYKNNALNERKTGTYEIDGRNIFVNIDEYETRYRQQCFWEAHKKYIDMHILLSGTEKIDTGFAKDMQEKSYNEEKDLLIMEGKKQATVILVNPGDFLVCFPNDVHRTAIAVDRQNQIKKSIFKIRLA encoded by the coding sequence ATGAATATAATTATAGAAACCTTATATTTTTTTGCAATTTATATACTGGTGCAACAAAAATTTATTAAAAAATGGAGTGATAAGATGATTTTTGGCAATGTTTTGCAGTTGGATGAGATGAATCTGCCGCAGAAAATTATGACTTGTTTCCAATATTATAAGAATAATGCATTGAATGAGAGAAAAACAGGCACGTATGAAATTGACGGCAGAAATATTTTTGTAAATATCGACGAATATGAAACGCGTTATCGTCAGCAATGTTTTTGGGAAGCACATAAAAAATATATAGATATGCATATTTTATTGTCAGGCACAGAAAAAATAGATACAGGCTTTGCTAAAGATATGCAGGAAAAAAGTTATAATGAGGAAAAAGATCTGCTAATTATGGAAGGGAAAAAACAAGCAACAGTAATTCTGGTAAATCCAGGGGATTTTCTTGTCTGTTTTCCTAATGATGTTCATCGTACAGCCATAGCTGTTGATAGACAAAATCAGATAAAAAAAAGCATATTCAAAATAAGATTGGCTTGA
- the tsf gene encoding translation elongation factor Ts, with amino-acid sequence MAKVTAAMVKELREKTGAGMMDCKKALSECDGDKDKAVDFLREKGLASAAKKAGRVAAEGVITSYIHGNGRIGVLVEVNCETDFVAGTDDFKEFARDIAMQIAAANPKCVRREEVDAAELEHERKVLREQALAEGKPEKIVERMVEGRIEKYYKEVCLMDQVYIKDQDQTITDFVKTQIAKVGENISIRRFVRYQLGEGIEKKSDDFAAEVMAAVKG; translated from the coding sequence ATGGCAAAGGTTACAGCGGCAATGGTTAAGGAACTGCGTGAAAAAACAGGAGCAGGTATGATGGATTGTAAAAAAGCTTTATCTGAATGTGATGGTGATAAAGATAAGGCTGTAGACTTTTTACGTGAAAAAGGACTGGCTTCAGCAGCGAAGAAAGCCGGCCGTGTTGCAGCCGAAGGCGTTATTACTTCATATATACATGGTAATGGACGTATTGGCGTTTTAGTGGAAGTCAACTGTGAAACAGATTTTGTTGCCGGCACAGATGATTTTAAAGAGTTTGCCCGTGATATTGCGATGCAGATTGCTGCAGCTAATCCTAAATGTGTACGTCGTGAAGAAGTGGATGCGGCGGAACTTGAACATGAACGCAAGGTATTGCGTGAACAGGCTCTGGCAGAAGGAAAACCAGAAAAAATAGTGGAAAGAATGGTTGAAGGCCGTATAGAAAAGTATTATAAGGAAGTTTGTCTTATGGACCAAGTCTATATTAAAGACCAGGATCAGACAATTACTGACTTTGTAAAAACCCAAATTGCTAAAGTCGGTGAAAATATTTCCATACGCCGTTTTGTTCGCTATCAGCTGGGTGAAGGCATTGAAAAAAAATCTGACGATTTTGCAGCTGAAGTAATGGCAGCTGTTAAAGGTTGA
- a CDS encoding putative porin, producing the protein MTKKTLVSMITGALVIGAASTTFAAANPFSDVPAGSWAYDAVSKLASDGVVNGYPDGTYQGQKTMTRYEMAQIVAKAMTKTDVDKADKALVDKLAAEFSEELDNLGVRVSNLEKKSDNVKFTGEFRYRYTGEKFQDGDRQNTNNYLFRLEPKAFIGNTGWVAKARIDYEANARHSNDATSAEVDRLYVEGPLFGATADLGKSPVLSGSTTGIGNGMVIDDRMSGAQFTWGANKDVKVNAGFGKYNNDNRNTTGLLAKDSEYNKVGYDDDQASGDYEGKYGQFEVGYAPKDSKLSAVAGFYTVRKIQSIGKDLGTASGVEALADSKDANQNIWSAGLGYKFDKNVNLYGVYAHGDVDKFDNNGTLSKYLEGQNKAYDVTLAYKGADASKAGSWGMYTAYRYLGMGATIDPTYDGAQRGTKGWEVGANYAVAQNVLATVLYFDGKNIGLDNTDQSADYNKLFGQVEFFF; encoded by the coding sequence ATGACAAAGAAAACTCTCGTATCAATGATTACTGGTGCATTAGTAATCGGTGCTGCAAGCACAACTTTTGCTGCAGCTAATCCTTTCAGTGATGTTCCAGCTGGCAGCTGGGCATATGATGCTGTATCAAAACTTGCTTCTGACGGTGTTGTAAACGGCTATCCTGATGGCACATATCAGGGTCAGAAAACAATGACTCGTTATGAAATGGCTCAGATTGTTGCTAAAGCAATGACAAAGACTGATGTTGATAAAGCTGATAAAGCTTTAGTTGACAAACTTGCTGCAGAATTCTCCGAAGAACTTGATAACCTCGGTGTTCGTGTATCTAATCTGGAAAAGAAATCCGACAATGTTAAATTCACTGGTGAATTCCGTTATCGTTATACTGGCGAAAAATTCCAGGATGGCGATAGACAAAATACAAATAATTATTTATTCCGTTTAGAACCTAAAGCTTTTATCGGTAATACCGGCTGGGTTGCAAAGGCTCGTATAGATTATGAAGCTAATGCAAGACATTCTAATGATGCTACTTCTGCTGAAGTAGATCGTCTTTATGTAGAAGGACCTTTGTTCGGTGCTACAGCAGATCTTGGTAAATCTCCTGTATTGTCCGGTTCAACAACTGGCATTGGCAATGGGATGGTTATCGATGACCGTATGAGCGGTGCTCAGTTTACCTGGGGTGCTAATAAAGATGTTAAAGTAAATGCAGGCTTTGGTAAATACAATAATGATAACAGAAACACAACAGGTCTTTTAGCTAAAGATTCTGAATACAATAAAGTCGGTTATGATGATGATCAAGCTAGTGGTGATTATGAAGGTAAATATGGTCAGTTTGAAGTTGGCTATGCTCCTAAAGATAGTAAACTCAGTGCAGTAGCTGGTTTTTATACTGTTCGTAAGATCCAGAGCATTGGTAAAGATTTAGGTACAGCAAGTGGAGTAGAAGCACTGGCTGACAGCAAAGATGCTAACCAGAATATCTGGAGTGCAGGTTTGGGTTATAAATTTGACAAGAATGTAAATCTTTATGGCGTTTATGCTCATGGTGACGTAGATAAATTCGATAATAATGGTACTCTTTCTAAATATTTAGAAGGACAGAATAAAGCTTATGATGTTACTTTAGCTTATAAAGGTGCTGATGCTTCCAAAGCTGGTTCATGGGGCATGTATACTGCATATCGTTATTTGGGCATGGGTGCTACAATTGATCCTACTTATGATGGTGCACAGCGTGGTACCAAAGGCTGGGAAGTTGGAGCTAATTATGCTGTAGCTCAAAACGTATTAGCTACTGTTCTGTACTTTGATGGTAAGAATATTGGTCTTGATAATACTGACCAGAGTGCTGATTATAATAAACTCTTTGGACAAGTTGAATTCTTCTTCTGA
- a CDS encoding 4Fe-4S binding protein — protein MAYKITDECISCGACASTCPVGAISEGDKHYEIDPETCVECGACQAGCPVSAIEAP, from the coding sequence ATGGCATATAAGATTACTGATGAATGTATTTCTTGCGGAGCATGTGCATCTACCTGCCCTGTTGGTGCAATTTCTGAAGGTGATAAACATTATGAAATTGATCCAGAAACTTGCGTAGAATGCGGTGCATGTCAGGCAGGCTGCCCGGTGTCAGCTATTGAAGCTCCCTGA
- a CDS encoding isoprenyl transferase: protein MWKDFFYKNEKNENEKAFNTINAAKLPTHIAIIMDGNGRWASKKGLPRKMGHKKGVSTLKSIVHTASDINIKYLTVYAFSTENWKRPLTEVNFLMKLFSYYLDAEIDEMYRKNVHIDFIGGIKDLSLGLQEQIEKARKKTADNDGLHLNIAVNYGGRDEIVMAVKKLAQMASDKKINALDIDAKMFDDYLYTAHQPAVDLLIRTSGDMRISNFLLWQCAYAEFWFTKKNWPEFMPEDFIQAIMDYQKRDRKFGGLNV from the coding sequence ATGTGGAAAGATTTTTTTTATAAAAATGAAAAAAATGAAAATGAGAAAGCATTTAATACAATAAATGCCGCTAAACTGCCTACTCATATAGCCATAATTATGGATGGAAATGGCAGATGGGCCAGTAAAAAGGGATTACCCCGTAAAATGGGACATAAAAAGGGTGTAAGTACATTAAAATCTATAGTGCATACGGCATCTGATATTAATATAAAATATCTGACGGTTTATGCTTTTTCAACAGAAAACTGGAAACGTCCATTAACTGAGGTAAACTTCCTTATGAAACTATTTTCGTATTATTTGGATGCAGAAATCGATGAAATGTATAGAAAAAATGTGCATATTGATTTTATTGGCGGTATAAAAGATTTGTCTTTGGGTTTGCAGGAACAAATAGAAAAAGCCAGAAAAAAAACAGCGGATAATGATGGATTACACTTGAATATTGCTGTTAATTATGGTGGTCGTGACGAAATTGTCATGGCGGTTAAAAAGTTGGCTCAAATGGCATCTGATAAAAAAATCAATGCTCTTGATATTGACGCAAAAATGTTTGACGACTATTTATATACAGCGCATCAGCCGGCAGTTGATTTATTGATAAGAACCAGCGGGGATATGCGCATTAGTAACTTTTTGTTGTGGCAGTGTGCTTATGCTGAATTTTGGTTTACTAAGAAGAATTGGCCAGAGTTTATGCCGGAAGACTTTATACAAGCTATTATGGACTATCAAAAGCGTGACCGTAAATTTGGCGGATTGAATGTATGA
- the rpsB gene encoding 30S ribosomal protein S2: MAVISMKQLLEAGVHFGHQTRRWNPKMAKYIFTERNGIYIIDLQKTVRKIDEAYNFIRSIAEEGKSVLFVGTKKQAQESVKEQAEKAGMYYVNERWLGGMMTNFGTIRKSINRLKELEGMEEDGTFEVLTKKEVQMLRREQDKLERALGGIKEMDKLPGALFVIDPRKERIAVAEARKLDIPIVAIVDTNCDPDEIDYVIPGNDDAIRAVKLLTGCMADAVLEGRQSSEDEEAQTEDNEEA; the protein is encoded by the coding sequence ATGGCAGTTATTTCCATGAAACAATTATTAGAAGCAGGCGTTCACTTTGGTCATCAGACCAGACGCTGGAATCCGAAAATGGCTAAGTACATTTTCACCGAAAGAAATGGTATTTATATCATTGACTTACAAAAGACAGTAAGAAAAATTGATGAAGCATATAATTTCATCCGTTCTATTGCTGAAGAGGGTAAATCCGTATTATTTGTTGGTACCAAAAAACAGGCTCAGGAATCAGTAAAAGAACAAGCTGAAAAAGCCGGCATGTATTATGTTAATGAAAGATGGCTCGGCGGCATGATGACTAATTTTGGCACGATCAGAAAAAGCATCAATCGCTTGAAAGAACTTGAAGGCATGGAAGAAGACGGAACATTTGAAGTCCTTACCAAAAAAGAAGTTCAGATGCTGCGCCGTGAGCAGGACAAATTAGAAAGAGCTTTAGGCGGAATAAAAGAAATGGATAAGTTACCGGGTGCATTATTTGTAATTGATCCGCGCAAAGAACGTATCGCAGTAGCAGAAGCAAGAAAATTGGATATACCTATTGTTGCTATAGTAGATACGAACTGTGACCCGGATGAAATTGATTATGTTATTCCTGGCAATGACGATGCTATTCGTGCTGTTAAATTATTGACAGGCTGCATGGCTGATGCTGTATTGGAAGGCCGCCAGAGCAGTGAAGATGAAGAAGCTCAGACAGAAGATAACGAAGAAGCTTAA
- the pyrH gene encoding UMP kinase, which translates to MTVKQYKRVVLKLSGEALAGEQGFGINPKVVESIAQQIKSVYQRGVEIAIVVGGGNIWRGLAGSAKGMDRTTADYMGMMATVMNSLAMQDALEKINVDTRVQTAIEMRQIAEPYIRRRAVRHLEKGRVVIFAAGTGNPYFSTDTTAALRAAEIEADVILMAKKNTDGVYDCDPNSNPNAHKFDTLEYIEVLQRGLAVMDATATSLCMDNKIPLIVFNIDEPGNILKAALGECIGTVVGGTKL; encoded by the coding sequence GTGACAGTAAAACAGTATAAGCGTGTAGTATTGAAATTAAGCGGTGAAGCTCTAGCAGGAGAACAGGGATTTGGTATTAATCCCAAAGTAGTAGAATCTATTGCCCAGCAGATAAAATCTGTTTATCAGCGTGGTGTAGAGATTGCAATTGTTGTAGGCGGGGGAAATATCTGGCGTGGTCTGGCTGGCAGTGCAAAGGGAATGGACAGAACTACGGCTGATTATATGGGAATGATGGCTACTGTCATGAATTCTTTGGCTATGCAGGATGCTTTAGAAAAAATAAATGTGGATACACGGGTACAGACAGCTATTGAAATGCGTCAAATAGCTGAACCTTATATAAGAAGACGGGCTGTTCGTCATTTGGAAAAAGGTCGTGTGGTTATTTTTGCTGCTGGAACGGGTAATCCTTATTTTTCTACAGATACTACAGCTGCTTTAAGGGCTGCTGAAATTGAAGCAGATGTTATCTTAATGGCGAAAAAAAATACTGATGGTGTATATGACTGTGATCCTAACAGTAATCCTAATGCACATAAATTTGATACACTAGAATATATTGAAGTACTGCAGCGCGGTTTAGCTGTTATGGATGCAACTGCTACCAGCTTATGTATGGATAATAAAATTCCTTTAATCGTATTTAATATAGATGAACCGGGCAATATTTTAAAGGCAGCACTAGGTGAATGCATAGGCACTGTTGTGGGAGGTACTAAGTTATGA